Proteins encoded within one genomic window of uncultured Desulfobacter sp.:
- a CDS encoding glycerophosphodiester phosphodiesterase family protein: protein MAGGVEIIAHRGARSLAPENTLVAARLAHKLGAHRWETDAALTRDGYLVLFHDETLTRCTNAVQVFGYDPLSPEKKLRFRPSAIDRLDSHTLVELGRLDAGSWFEADDPYSTVGDIDPQILAGFKGETIPALKDGLVLTKELDWRINVELKDHSNEPAPNFHPTQVLTELSFSGIAPDRVTLSSFNHDWLRFLRQQAPEYEIQALVGNRNDQSLNFSDSVFISDEFEVLNINALLIKPSDIRRLKNAGKRINLFTVNAPHDYMRFVDAGIDGLFTDFPQRFI from the coding sequence ATGGCCGGGGGAGTTGAAATCATCGCCCACCGCGGGGCCAGAAGCCTGGCCCCGGAAAATACGCTTGTGGCTGCCCGCCTTGCACATAAACTGGGTGCCCATCGGTGGGAAACCGATGCCGCCTTGACCCGGGACGGGTATCTGGTTCTCTTTCACGACGAAACTCTGACTCGGTGTACCAATGCCGTTCAGGTGTTCGGATATGATCCCCTCTCCCCTGAAAAAAAATTGCGATTCAGACCGTCTGCCATAGACCGTCTTGACAGTCATACCCTTGTTGAACTGGGCCGATTGGACGCAGGCAGTTGGTTTGAGGCCGATGACCCTTATTCAACGGTTGGAGATATTGATCCACAGATCCTGGCAGGTTTTAAGGGGGAAACAATTCCTGCCTTGAAAGACGGCCTTGTCTTAACCAAAGAGCTTGACTGGCGTATCAATGTTGAACTCAAAGACCATAGCAATGAACCTGCGCCTAACTTTCATCCAACCCAGGTGTTAACCGAACTTTCCTTTTCCGGCATTGCTCCTGACCGGGTGACCCTCTCCTCTTTCAATCATGATTGGCTCAGATTTTTGCGGCAGCAGGCGCCTGAATATGAAATCCAGGCACTGGTAGGAAATCGGAATGACCAATCCTTAAATTTCAGTGATTCTGTTTTCATCAGTGATGAGTTTGAGGTGCTTAATATCAATGCGTTGCTGATTAAACCATCAGACATCAGGCGATTGAAAAATGCCGGGAAACGTATTAATTTGTTCACAGTAAATGCCCCCCACGATTATATGCGCTTTGTCGACGCCGGTATTGATGGTCTATTTACGGATTTTCCCCAACGTTTTATTTGA
- a CDS encoding zinc ribbon domain-containing protein codes for MPIYEFKCNKCEEFFEVIVMGGQDDKEVTCPKCSSKEFQRVVSATNYAMGSSGNASQGVHTQERTCSSGTCKTYTVPGA; via the coding sequence ATGCCGATATATGAATTTAAATGCAATAAATGCGAAGAATTTTTTGAAGTGATTGTTATGGGAGGGCAGGATGACAAGGAAGTTACCTGTCCCAAATGCAGCTCCAAGGAGTTCCAGCGTGTAGTTTCAGCCACCAACTATGCCATGGGGTCGTCAGGAAATGCTTCCCAAGGCGTTCATACCCAGGAGCGCACCTGTTCAAGCGGAACGTGTAAGACCTATACGGTTCCCGGAGCTTAA
- the purN gene encoding phosphoribosylglycinamide formyltransferase — translation MVEKLKVGTLISGGGTNLQAIIDACHQGRIDAQIVFTGSDVDGVKGLERAKKAGIDTFVVDYAKIIADCRNAQDIDSLMPNDFHLEDIVEKQRLVDVEKNRDKGLFFIKSRVIAERQLLDHIESYDMDLLVLAGFMRVFTPYFIDRINTKASGNKIMNIHPALLPAFPGTDGYGDTFRYGCKIGGCTVHFVDYGEDTGPIIGQKAFEIVDGDSLDDVKAKGLKKEWELYPACIQKFAQSR, via the coding sequence ATGGTTGAGAAATTAAAAGTAGGTACATTAATATCCGGCGGAGGCACCAATCTGCAGGCCATTATTGATGCCTGCCATCAGGGCCGCATTGATGCGCAGATTGTCTTTACCGGATCCGACGTTGACGGGGTAAAAGGCCTGGAACGCGCAAAAAAAGCCGGCATCGACACGTTTGTCGTGGATTATGCCAAAATCATTGCCGATTGCCGCAACGCCCAGGATATTGACAGCCTTATGCCAAATGACTTTCACCTTGAGGATATTGTAGAAAAACAACGACTGGTGGATGTCGAAAAGAATCGTGACAAAGGTCTGTTTTTCATAAAATCCAGGGTGATTGCCGAACGGCAGTTGTTAGACCATATTGAGTCCTATGATATGGATTTGCTCGTGCTGGCCGGGTTCATGCGGGTGTTTACCCCGTATTTTATTGATCGAATCAACACCAAGGCCTCGGGTAATAAGATCATGAACATCCATCCGGCGTTGCTGCCGGCATTTCCCGGGACAGACGGATACGGGGACACCTTCCGTTATGGATGCAAAATTGGTGGATGTACGGTTCATTTTGTTGACTACGGAGAAGACACAGGGCCGATTATCGGCCAGAAGGCGTTTGAAATAGTCGATGGTGATAGCCTGGATGACGTAAAAGCAAAAGGATTAAAAAAAGAGTGGGAACTGTATCCGGCTTGCATTCAAAAATTTGCCCAATCCAGATGA
- the recN gene encoding DNA repair protein RecN encodes MLHALAIKNFAIIEDLRIEFGPGLSVLTGETGAGKSIIIQAVNLLLGSRASADLVRTGKDHAELEAVFDIASDSPAARLMADQEMNIEDGLIIRRVVSAEGKSKIYVNARQTTLDFLKQVTENIAGVSSQHAHQGLLKEDQHLDILDEFAQTLDLRNDVAGLYRQIVPLKKEIAALKAGKEKAEQELALLQFQVDEIEAADIQSGEDEELLQKRDQLQNAAQIFEIVNSAVHNLYDREGSVLDQISGMSARLGRFCDNDEKLGTLARRMDEVSYELQDLVSEFRSFAAGIDLDPQSLDQVDQRLDQIAKLKRKYGGSLDAVFEQHRNMAQNLADIQGIGGRIKQLEQEQTGLVAQVRQKAKALSMRRQKEGLALARLAKVQLGALEMGRASFEVEFSTDPGVDPEALVTEDNERISATGMDRVRFLLSPNPGEKPKPLAKIASGGELSRIVLALKAVLCRDQAFETLIFDEVDAGIGGATSDKVGLKLKELGQVQQVICITHLAQIARYGNHQFRIAKQVSGGRTATRITPLTCQEDRVKELARMIGGSWITDATLAHAREMLDTADAS; translated from the coding sequence ATGCTGCACGCGCTGGCCATAAAAAACTTTGCGATTATTGAGGATTTGCGTATTGAATTCGGTCCCGGGCTTTCCGTGCTGACAGGGGAGACCGGTGCGGGAAAATCAATTATCATCCAGGCTGTAAACTTACTTTTGGGTTCACGGGCTTCAGCGGATCTGGTGCGCACCGGAAAGGACCATGCCGAACTGGAAGCGGTGTTTGACATTGCTTCTGATTCCCCAGCGGCCCGGCTCATGGCAGACCAGGAGATGAATATTGAAGACGGTCTGATCATCAGGCGTGTGGTATCCGCTGAGGGCAAAAGTAAAATTTACGTCAATGCACGCCAGACCACTCTGGATTTTTTAAAACAAGTTACGGAGAACATCGCCGGTGTCTCCAGCCAGCATGCCCACCAGGGGCTGCTCAAAGAAGATCAGCATCTGGATATTCTGGACGAATTTGCCCAGACCCTTGATCTGAGAAACGATGTGGCCGGATTGTATCGGCAGATTGTTCCGTTGAAAAAAGAAATTGCCGCTTTAAAGGCCGGAAAGGAAAAGGCTGAACAGGAACTGGCGCTGCTTCAATTTCAGGTGGATGAGATTGAGGCTGCCGATATTCAGTCCGGTGAGGATGAGGAACTGCTTCAAAAGCGTGACCAGTTGCAAAATGCCGCACAAATTTTTGAAATAGTAAACAGTGCGGTGCACAATTTATATGACCGGGAAGGCTCTGTTTTAGATCAGATTTCAGGCATGTCCGCCCGATTGGGCCGGTTCTGTGACAACGATGAAAAATTGGGCACGCTGGCCCGGCGTATGGATGAAGTCTCCTATGAACTCCAGGATTTGGTGTCAGAGTTCAGATCCTTTGCTGCGGGTATCGATCTTGACCCCCAGTCCCTGGACCAGGTGGACCAGCGCCTGGATCAGATCGCAAAACTAAAGCGCAAATATGGGGGCAGCCTTGACGCTGTCTTTGAGCAACACCGGAACATGGCCCAGAACCTGGCAGATATCCAGGGGATTGGGGGGCGCATCAAACAGTTGGAGCAGGAACAAACGGGGCTGGTGGCTCAGGTTAGACAAAAGGCAAAGGCCTTGTCTATGCGGCGCCAGAAAGAAGGACTGGCTCTGGCCAGGCTGGCAAAGGTTCAGCTGGGGGCTCTTGAGATGGGCCGGGCCAGTTTTGAGGTAGAATTCTCTACGGATCCAGGCGTTGATCCTGAGGCGCTTGTGACGGAGGATAATGAAAGAATATCTGCCACAGGCATGGACCGGGTGCGGTTTTTGCTCTCTCCAAACCCTGGGGAAAAACCAAAGCCTTTGGCAAAAATAGCCTCGGGCGGAGAATTGTCCCGTATTGTCCTTGCCCTTAAAGCCGTACTCTGCCGTGACCAGGCTTTTGAAACCTTGATTTTTGATGAGGTGGATGCCGGAATTGGTGGTGCGACTTCGGACAAGGTGGGGCTTAAACTTAAGGAACTGGGTCAGGTTCAGCAGGTGATCTGCATTACCCATCTGGCCCAGATTGCCAGGTACGGTAACCACCAGTTCAGGATAGCCAAACAGGTGTCAGGCGGCAGAACTGCCACCCGCATCACCCCTTTGACCTGTCAGGAAGACCGGGTAAAGGAACTGGCACGGATGATTGGCGGCAGCTGGATCACCGATGCCACCCTTGCCCATGCCAGAGAAATGCTCGATACGGCGGATGCGTCTTGA
- a CDS encoding iron transporter has protein sequence MPHPAPRNPECAIPKQLSAAIKAGLKKGWSGLIWLIKILVPVSFATALMVHYQLLHHLDFFLQPMMTMIHLPASAAVVLVIGIFTGIYGTVAALSVMPFSMNHMILIAVFTLISHNLIQESLVQANSGLRFSTAVLFRLGISFVVTMICGWIMGVTPGGVGPAVLPASQAVPGPLSVMLIEWAAGTGWLCLKIFCIIMPLMVVMELARRFHLIEAVTGITAPVLRILGLDKSYALLWMTAAVFGLAYGAAVIVDETKNRTHDPKSLTRLNLSTGVNHAMIEDPSLFLPLGLPALWLWVPRLVAAMVAVWLHIGFSWARRFYAARAGHKKLCDY, from the coding sequence ATGCCTCATCCGGCTCCCCGAAATCCTGAATGCGCCATACCCAAGCAATTGTCGGCCGCAATTAAAGCCGGTTTGAAAAAAGGGTGGTCCGGCCTGATCTGGCTGATTAAGATTCTTGTACCTGTCTCTTTTGCAACGGCTTTAATGGTGCATTATCAGCTTTTGCATCACCTTGATTTTTTTTTACAACCCATGATGACCATGATACATCTGCCGGCCTCTGCGGCTGTTGTTTTGGTTATCGGCATTTTTACAGGTATTTATGGCACTGTGGCAGCTCTGTCTGTTATGCCTTTTTCCATGAATCACATGATTCTGATCGCCGTGTTTACCTTGATATCCCACAATCTGATTCAGGAAAGTCTGGTCCAGGCCAATTCAGGCTTGCGGTTTTCAACGGCGGTTCTATTCCGTCTGGGGATCTCCTTTGTTGTCACCATGATCTGCGGATGGATCATGGGGGTAACCCCCGGCGGTGTCGGGCCGGCTGTTCTTCCAGCTTCCCAAGCAGTGCCCGGCCCGCTTTCCGTCATGCTGATTGAATGGGCAGCAGGCACAGGGTGGTTGTGCCTGAAAATTTTCTGTATTATTATGCCCTTGATGGTGGTCATGGAACTGGCAAGGCGCTTTCACCTTATTGAAGCTGTGACAGGGATTACAGCCCCTGTTTTGAGGATTTTGGGGTTGGATAAATCTTATGCGCTGCTCTGGATGACTGCGGCGGTTTTTGGCTTGGCTTACGGGGCGGCTGTTATCGTTGATGAGACTAAAAACAGGACCCATGACCCCAAGTCCCTGACCCGGCTTAATCTGTCCACCGGGGTTAATCATGCCATGATTGAGGACCCCTCTTTATTTCTTCCTTTGGGGCTGCCTGCATTATGGCTGTGGGTGCCCCGGCTTGTGGCGGCCATGGTCGCAGTCTGGCTGCACATTGGTTTTTCTTGGGCAAGGAGATTTTATGCTGCACGCGCTGGCCATAAAAAACTTTGCGATTATTGA
- a CDS encoding HDOD domain-containing protein — MDIFVARQPVFTSDKKLFGYELLFRLSLDNVFPNIDGSVATSGVLANTFFSFGLNDILSGKPGLINFTSDLLRKQTPLLFPKEHIVIEVLEDIEPEPEIIDALKSFKAEGFRIALDDFVYDQKFSEMIKLCDMIKFDIMATPLDTLDPIFSSIGDELKHITLLCEKVETHEEFEQAKAMGFKLFQGYFFSKPEVISNKGLAANQVTNLELLNEVSKQEPALNIIENMIKNDVAISFKLLTFINSAYFKRPTAIDTIKDAMTFLGLKELKKFINVVVVSGINPDKPNELIRFSVIKARMCEQCAHVLKTGFSPEELFTVGLFSTMDAILDMPMKEILEKISLSKKIKEALLGKNRIFNQLDDLITNFEQGQWDHTRFQADKDSKLIQNLPAFYMDALKMADAFLTSP, encoded by the coding sequence ATGGATATTTTTGTAGCGCGCCAGCCTGTATTCACTTCAGACAAAAAGCTGTTCGGTTATGAACTTTTATTCAGGCTCAGCTTAGACAATGTCTTTCCAAATATTGATGGGTCTGTGGCCACATCCGGTGTACTGGCCAACACCTTTTTCTCTTTTGGGCTCAATGATATCCTTTCCGGCAAACCCGGACTAATCAATTTCACCAGTGATCTTCTGCGCAAACAGACGCCGCTGCTTTTCCCAAAAGAGCATATTGTTATTGAGGTTTTAGAAGATATTGAACCTGAACCTGAAATCATTGATGCATTAAAGTCTTTTAAAGCTGAAGGATTCAGAATCGCCCTGGATGATTTTGTTTATGATCAAAAATTCAGTGAAATGATTAAGCTGTGCGACATGATAAAGTTTGATATCATGGCCACCCCGTTGGACACACTGGATCCGATTTTCAGTTCCATAGGAGATGAACTCAAACATATTACATTATTATGTGAAAAAGTAGAAACCCACGAAGAGTTTGAACAGGCCAAAGCCATGGGTTTCAAGCTGTTCCAGGGCTATTTCTTTTCAAAACCTGAAGTTATATCAAACAAAGGCCTGGCAGCCAACCAGGTTACCAATTTGGAATTGTTAAATGAGGTGTCAAAACAGGAACCGGCTTTAAACATTATAGAAAATATGATTAAAAATGATGTGGCTATCTCTTTCAAACTTTTAACGTTTATCAATTCAGCCTATTTTAAGCGTCCCACCGCCATAGACACTATCAAGGATGCCATGACCTTTTTGGGGCTGAAGGAATTAAAAAAATTTATCAATGTGGTTGTGGTATCGGGTATAAACCCGGACAAACCCAACGAACTGATCCGTTTTTCGGTGATCAAGGCCCGGATGTGCGAACAATGCGCCCATGTCCTTAAAACCGGATTCTCCCCGGAAGAGTTGTTCACAGTTGGCCTGTTTTCAACCATGGATGCCATTTTGGATATGCCCATGAAAGAGATTCTTGAAAAAATCTCCCTATCTAAAAAAATCAAAGAGGCTCTGTTAGGCAAAAACCGCATATTTAACCAGCTCGATGATCTGATTACAAACTTTGAACAGGGGCAGTGGGACCATACCCGGTTTCAGGCAGACAAAGATTCCAAGCTGATTCAAAACCTGCCCGCCTTTTACATGGACGCCTTAAAAATGGCCGATGCATTCCTTACCTCGCCATAG
- a CDS encoding conjugal transfer protein TraB, translating into MKSVDEHILRATKEIIVKFIEMGRLSPSNVHESFKDVYKTVNDTVKKNLDQPQDASSGSPKS; encoded by the coding sequence ATGAAATCCGTTGACGAACACATACTCAGAGCTACCAAGGAAATTATAGTCAAGTTCATTGAGATGGGCCGGCTGTCGCCTTCCAACGTCCATGAATCTTTTAAGGATGTTTACAAAACCGTCAATGACACCGTGAAAAAGAATCTGGATCAGCCCCAAGATGCCTCATCCGGCTCCCCGAAATCCTGA
- a CDS encoding TraB/GumN family protein — translation MSENPIDHDDIHTLERNGKKIILIGTAHVSRHSAQLVSDTIASEQPDTVCVELCNNRLATIQDQDRWQNMDIVKIIKAKKALMLFMNLLLAAFQKKIADKFGIKPGQEMINAIAAAEKTGADIIPADREIQITLSRIWRGMGLWEKIKLIFSMLLSFGQSDEIEEADIEKMKHQDILQTLLSELKEDHPFIGKVLIDERDQFLAESIRSAPGDNIVAVVGAAHLPGILEYIEQDTPIDLAALRTLPPPGKIGKILKWLIPGLIVMLFIAGFLMEGKGAGTDMIWIWVLANGIFAGIGALIALAHPYTIFSSILAAPLTSLNPMIAAGWVAGLVEAFARKPKVRDLEAIPEDITSIKGFWRNNVTRILLVVVFTNLGSSIGTMTALPLMIKLLS, via the coding sequence ATGAGTGAAAATCCAATTGACCATGACGACATCCATACGCTTGAGCGAAACGGCAAGAAAATCATTCTTATCGGAACGGCCCATGTGTCCCGGCACAGTGCCCAACTGGTTTCGGACACCATAGCATCCGAACAGCCCGACACCGTATGTGTGGAACTATGCAACAACCGTCTGGCAACCATACAGGATCAAGACAGATGGCAGAACATGGATATAGTAAAAATAATCAAGGCAAAAAAAGCTTTGATGCTGTTTATGAATCTTTTACTGGCCGCTTTCCAAAAAAAAATAGCCGATAAATTCGGCATAAAACCCGGCCAGGAGATGATCAATGCCATTGCGGCCGCTGAAAAAACAGGGGCGGACATCATCCCTGCGGACAGAGAAATTCAGATCACGCTTTCCCGAATATGGCGGGGAATGGGGCTCTGGGAAAAGATTAAACTGATATTTTCCATGCTACTGTCATTTGGCCAGTCTGATGAGATTGAAGAGGCTGACATTGAAAAAATGAAGCACCAGGACATTCTGCAGACCCTGCTTTCGGAACTTAAAGAGGATCACCCCTTTATCGGAAAAGTACTGATTGACGAACGGGACCAGTTCCTGGCCGAGAGCATTCGAAGTGCGCCGGGAGACAACATTGTAGCGGTTGTAGGCGCGGCCCATTTACCCGGCATTCTGGAATACATCGAACAAGACACACCCATAGACCTTGCCGCACTCAGGACACTTCCCCCTCCCGGCAAAATAGGAAAAATATTAAAGTGGCTTATCCCCGGCCTGATCGTCATGCTTTTCATTGCCGGATTTCTCATGGAGGGTAAAGGCGCCGGAACCGATATGATCTGGATCTGGGTGCTGGCGAATGGTATTTTTGCCGGTATCGGCGCACTCATCGCCCTAGCCCATCCTTATACCATTTTTTCATCCATCCTAGCCGCACCACTGACCTCTTTGAACCCCATGATTGCAGCAGGCTGGGTGGCAGGTCTTGTGGAGGCGTTTGCTCGAAAACCCAAGGTACGTGACCTTGAGGCGATACCTGAGGATATTACGTCCATTAAAGGATTCTGGCGGAATAATGTCACAAGAATTCTACTGGTGGTGGTATTTACCAATCTTGGATCTTCCATCGGCACCATGACAGCCCTGCCGTTGATGATCAAGCTTTTGTCCTGA